The following are encoded together in the Janthinobacterium sp. Marseille genome:
- a CDS encoding chaperone modulator CbpM: MNQTTSVYCESQLLDDDVTLTLIELSQACNAPQDLITAWVFEGVLEPAGQQPQEWRFSGASVRRARVAQHLVQDLEVNTPGVALALDLLERIDALEAQLKRRSRY; encoded by the coding sequence ATGAACCAGACGACAAGTGTTTACTGTGAAAGCCAGTTGCTCGACGATGATGTGACGCTGACCCTGATCGAGCTCTCGCAAGCCTGCAATGCGCCACAAGACCTGATTACCGCCTGGGTCTTTGAAGGTGTACTGGAGCCGGCCGGCCAACAGCCGCAGGAATGGCGTTTCAGCGGCGCTTCAGTGCGACGGGCACGGGTGGCGCAACACCTGGTGCAAGACCTCGAAGTCAATACACCAGGCGTGGCGCTGGCGCTGGACTTGCTCGAACGTATCGATGCGCTGGAAGCACAACTCAAGCGCAGAAGCCGCTACTAA
- a CDS encoding Rrf2 family transcriptional regulator, producing the protein MKKNSKLSASLHALMHMAHQQEPLTSETLAVCMHTNPVVVRRTMAGLRDNGLVTSGRGHGGGWALARPVAEITLRDVYTALNEPVPLQLEEDAPVCQLEHAVSTALNHAYAEAESLFARSLANITLADLFTGIKLPAHPAGNHGKEHK; encoded by the coding sequence ATGAAAAAGAACAGCAAATTATCCGCTTCCCTGCATGCACTCATGCATATGGCGCACCAGCAAGAGCCGCTCACCTCGGAAACGCTCGCTGTATGCATGCATACCAATCCGGTGGTAGTCAGGCGCACCATGGCGGGCTTGCGCGACAACGGCTTAGTCACCTCCGGGCGCGGACATGGCGGCGGCTGGGCACTGGCAAGACCAGTGGCAGAGATTACTTTGCGCGATGTCTATACCGCCCTGAACGAACCGGTGCCGCTGCAACTGGAAGAAGACGCTCCGGTATGCCAGCTCGAGCACGCAGTCAGCACTGCCCTCAACCATGCTTACGCCGAAGCGGAATCCTTGTTTGCCCGGAGCCTGGCGAATATCACGCTGGCTGATTTGTTTACCGGTATCAAATTGCCTGCGCATCCTGCTGGCAATCATGGAAAGGAACACAAATGA
- a CDS encoding NAD(P)/FAD-dependent oxidoreductase, producing MKIYDAIIIGGSFAGLSAAMQLARARRPILIIDGGRPRNRFAAHSHGVFTHDGAPGSELLEQARAQLAQYPSVSFAGDYAVQAKDDDGSFSILTESGKTYAGRRLLLATGLSDRLPELAGLQERWGKTVLHCPYCHGYEINQGKIGVLASVPMSVHQASIVADWGDVTLFTNGKVELDEEALTLLRKRKVKIEATPVISIEGASPALDGLRLADGRRIPLDALFVAVQAEQSSPLAAQLGCAFDETPMGLIVRTNNVKLTTVTGVYAAGDAARVPHNITLAMADGVMAAMGVHQSLIAAEVAHA from the coding sequence ATGAAAATTTACGATGCCATCATCATAGGCGGCAGCTTTGCCGGTTTATCGGCGGCCATGCAATTGGCGCGTGCGCGTCGTCCCATCCTCATCATTGACGGTGGCCGGCCACGCAATCGCTTTGCCGCACATTCACATGGCGTGTTTACACATGATGGCGCGCCGGGTAGCGAATTGCTGGAACAGGCGCGCGCGCAACTGGCGCAATATCCGAGCGTCAGCTTTGCCGGCGATTACGCAGTGCAGGCAAAAGATGATGACGGCAGTTTCAGCATCCTCACCGAAAGCGGCAAGACCTATGCAGGTCGCCGACTCTTGCTCGCCACCGGACTCAGTGACCGCCTGCCGGAACTGGCAGGCCTGCAGGAACGTTGGGGCAAGACGGTCCTGCACTGCCCTTACTGCCACGGCTATGAAATCAACCAGGGAAAGATAGGTGTGCTGGCCAGTGTGCCGATGTCGGTCCACCAGGCTTCCATCGTCGCCGACTGGGGCGATGTCACGCTGTTCACCAACGGTAAAGTGGAGCTGGATGAAGAAGCGCTGACCTTGCTGCGAAAACGCAAGGTGAAGATAGAAGCAACACCTGTCATCAGCATTGAGGGTGCATCGCCGGCACTGGATGGTTTGCGCCTGGCGGATGGACGTCGCATCCCGCTGGATGCACTCTTCGTTGCAGTACAGGCGGAACAAAGCAGTCCTTTGGCGGCGCAACTCGGCTGCGCCTTCGATGAAACGCCGATGGGTTTAATCGTGCGCACCAATAATGTAAAACTGACGACGGTGACGGGCGTATACGCCGCCGGTGATGCGGCACGGGTGCCGCACAATATTACGCTGGCGATGGCAGACGGCGTGATGGCGGCGATGGGTGTACATCAGTCGCTGATCGCGGCTGAAGTCGCCCATGCATAA
- a CDS encoding formylglycine-generating enzyme family protein, translated as MRTILFLGLTVAVSCAQALDSNIQNSLGMKFVLIPAGEFVMGSDESSEAMLRHYPQYDHKRFVELSDEGPAHKVRITHPFYFGQYEVTVGEFRRFVEASGYLPEAEADGTGGYGYNPDYDPAKSARGDAFEGRNPKYSWRNPGFPQDDSHPVVNVTWNDAVAMCKWLSRTEGRTYRLPTEAEWEYAGRAGTRTRYYSGDDPQSLLNAANVFDADAAKNWQQWKKFALDGPDGFAFTAPVGSFAPNAFGLYDIHGNAWEWTADWHDERYYARSPVDDPQGPADGTVRVRRGGSWHTWSFYARSSYRNWNSQDTRYTLVGMRLLREAD; from the coding sequence ATGCGGACGATACTTTTCCTTGGACTTACCGTGGCGGTTTCCTGCGCGCAGGCGCTGGACAGCAATATCCAGAATTCATTGGGGATGAAATTTGTACTGATCCCGGCCGGTGAATTTGTGATGGGCAGCGATGAGTCAAGCGAGGCGATGCTGCGCCACTATCCGCAATACGATCACAAGCGCTTTGTTGAATTGAGCGATGAAGGGCCCGCGCACAAGGTACGTATCACGCATCCTTTTTATTTCGGCCAGTATGAAGTGACGGTGGGTGAGTTTCGCCGCTTTGTTGAAGCTTCCGGCTACCTGCCTGAAGCGGAAGCGGATGGTACCGGCGGCTATGGCTATAACCCGGACTATGACCCGGCCAAATCCGCACGCGGCGATGCCTTTGAAGGCCGCAATCCAAAATATTCATGGCGCAATCCCGGCTTTCCGCAAGACGATAGTCATCCGGTGGTGAATGTCACCTGGAATGATGCGGTGGCCATGTGCAAATGGTTGAGCAGGACGGAAGGGCGCACCTATCGTTTGCCGACCGAAGCGGAATGGGAGTATGCCGGACGCGCCGGTACCCGCACCCGTTATTACAGCGGTGACGATCCGCAATCCTTGCTGAATGCAGCAAATGTATTCGATGCCGATGCCGCGAAGAACTGGCAGCAGTGGAAAAAGTTTGCACTGGATGGACCGGACGGCTTTGCGTTTACCGCGCCGGTCGGCAGCTTTGCCCCGAATGCTTTCGGCCTGTACGATATCCACGGCAATGCCTGGGAATGGACGGCGGATTGGCATGATGAACGCTACTACGCCAGATCACCGGTGGACGATCCGCAAGGTCCGGCTGACGGAACGGTGCGCGTGCGGCGCGGTGGCTCATGGCATACCTGGTCTTTCTATGCGCGCTCGTCCTACCGCAACTGGAATTCGCAGGACACGCGCTATACGCTGGTCGGCATGCGTTTATTGCGCGAAGCCGACTAG
- a CDS encoding sulfite exporter TauE/SafE family protein → MASAALMLPTILLTGALIGACGIGGVLLVPILTHLGGIPLPQAIAAASLSFALPALVALGPMRRQPELLQRCLPLLGGALLGAAGGALTVHLLSAGSLMFGVMLLVLFAGWRGLRPLDIAAQPAAFLSVLSLFILGALIGFGSALTGTGGPVLILPLLMLMRQPLSFSVVAAQAIQFPIALASSTVHALEGRLDIKLALICGVLMLLGSFAGQRAAAALNVAQLQRMVALLLLAVGLWFGWLLLN, encoded by the coding sequence ATGGCAAGTGCCGCGCTCATGCTGCCGACCATCCTGCTGACCGGTGCGCTGATAGGCGCGTGCGGCATTGGTGGTGTACTGCTGGTTCCTATCCTCACGCATTTGGGCGGCATTCCCTTGCCGCAGGCGATTGCCGCCGCCTCCCTCAGTTTCGCCCTGCCCGCACTCGTCGCACTGGGTCCGATGCGACGTCAACCCGAATTGCTGCAACGCTGCCTGCCTTTGCTGGGCGGTGCCTTGCTGGGTGCCGCCGGCGGTGCACTGACCGTGCATTTACTGTCGGCCGGCAGCCTGATGTTTGGTGTGATGTTGCTGGTCCTGTTTGCAGGCTGGCGCGGTTTGCGTCCACTCGATATTGCCGCGCAGCCGGCCGCTTTCCTCAGCGTCCTGAGCCTGTTTATATTGGGTGCCTTAATCGGTTTCGGTTCTGCGCTGACCGGTACCGGTGGCCCGGTCCTGATCCTGCCGCTGCTGATGTTGATGCGCCAGCCCTTGTCCTTCTCGGTGGTCGCAGCCCAGGCCATACAATTCCCGATCGCGCTGGCCAGCAGCACCGTACATGCACTGGAAGGACGCCTGGATATCAAGCTCGCGCTGATCTGCGGTGTGCTGATGCTGCTCGGCTCCTTCGCCGGACAGCGTGCCGCCGCAGCGCTGAATGTGGCACAGCTGCAGCGTATGGTTGCGCTGCTTTTGCTGGCGGTGGGACTCTGGTTTGGCTGGCTCTTGCTGAATTGA
- a CDS encoding GNAT family protein, whose protein sequence is MKQTLPQQPTLVGTTVELRPLQKEHAAQLVQAATDGELWNMKVTVIPGPDTVGQYIATALEGRANETVMPFVIVRRDTGQIVGSTRFWKIDLANRKMEIGHTWLGSSTQRSGINTEAKLLLLSYAFETLQAIRVQFTTDELNEKSRAAILRIGAKQEGIVRNERIMPDGRKRNSVRFSIIDSEWDEVKAMLQQKMAR, encoded by the coding sequence ATGAAACAAACACTCCCGCAGCAACCGACCCTGGTTGGCACAACCGTAGAACTCCGCCCTTTGCAAAAAGAACATGCCGCGCAATTGGTACAAGCCGCGACCGATGGTGAGTTGTGGAATATGAAGGTCACCGTGATCCCGGGGCCGGATACGGTGGGGCAATACATTGCGACGGCGCTGGAAGGACGTGCAAACGAAACGGTCATGCCTTTCGTCATCGTGCGGCGCGATACCGGCCAGATCGTGGGCAGTACCCGTTTCTGGAAGATAGACCTGGCGAACCGAAAAATGGAAATCGGCCATACCTGGCTCGGCAGTTCGACCCAGCGTTCCGGCATCAATACGGAAGCGAAGCTCTTGTTGCTGAGCTATGCCTTTGAAACGCTGCAGGCCATACGCGTGCAATTCACGACCGATGAATTGAATGAAAAATCGCGTGCGGCGATTTTGCGCATAGGCGCCAAACAGGAAGGCATCGTCAGGAACGAACGCATCATGCCGGATGGTCGCAAGCGCAACTCGGTGCGCTTCAGCATCATCGATTCCGAGTGGGATGAGGTGAAGGCCATGCTGCAGCAAAAGATGGCGCGCTAA